The Schistocerca nitens isolate TAMUIC-IGC-003100 chromosome 7, iqSchNite1.1, whole genome shotgun sequence genome contains a region encoding:
- the LOC126195234 gene encoding THAP domain-containing protein 2-like: protein MLAINASFYLQMPEKCCVPVCNSNYKSSKEEGYFSMFRFPTEEENRKRWTRNIPRKDWTPSNRSVVCIKHFEECDVSRVEIYKDSEGNCHEFPRQRPLLLPEAVPKIFPGLPSYLSKVQPPERCDPEIRRKRAHHEEKDEAMLNEDIIANFQCLCAEY, encoded by the coding sequence ATGTTAGCAATTAATGCATCATTCTATTTGCAGATGCCAGAAAAATGTTGTGTTCCTGTTTGCAATAGCAACTACAAATCCAGCAAGGAAGAGGGTTACTTCTCAATGTTCAGATTCCCTactgaagaggaaaacagaaaacgaTGGACAAGAAATATCCCCAGAAAGGACTGGACTCCATCAAATAGAAGTGTTGTTTGCATTAAACATTTTGAAGAATGTGATGTATCAAGAGTGGAGATTTACAAGGACTCTGAAGGGAACTGTCACGAGTTTCCTCGTCAAAGGCCATTGCTTTTACCAGAAGCTGTGCCAAAAATATTCCCCGGGTTACCATCGTATTTAAGTAAGGTGCAGCCTCCAGAGAGGTGTGACCCAGAAATAAGAAGGAAGCGTGCACACCATGAAGAGAAGGATGAAGCCATGCTAAATGAGGACATTATTGCAAATTTTCAGTGTTTGTGTGCTGAGTACTAG